In Lolium rigidum isolate FL_2022 chromosome 3, APGP_CSIRO_Lrig_0.1, whole genome shotgun sequence, the genomic window TTACTTTCTTTAGCACGATGAGGCATCAAAGCCAAACTAGGCACTCTCTGCCTTTCCGAAGTTgcaataaaatattttttttcttaaGCGCCTGCGTTGTACATGGTCTAATGGCCCAGTCTTCATTTATCAAGTAAAACAACTATATAAAAAGACTGTCAAATGGGACTGTGGTGGTAACATAATTAAATTCATCATGAAATTTATTTGAGTAATGTTTCACCCAGCTGCACTAGGGTACATGTGTGAAAAAAATAATGTAAAAGACCGACAATGGAGCACCTTCAGAATTGCCCAAGACATAGCAGCAAAACTTATCATCAGGGTATGCCTTTAATATTCAGTAGAGAAGAAACTGAGAAAAGAATAAGTAATGAGAGAGAAAGAACTTACAGAATTTCATCTGCAGTACACTGCCTATAGTGCATCACACGGTTAAAACAATCTGTTTGCCCTTTCTCGTACTAGTCACAAACAATGTACCGCTTCTACCAGAACTATCAAAATTCTATAGAAAAGAACATAGTGGCGCATGACGCCTGATTGTATCTATCATGATGCAAGTCGCCCAAACAAAACTCCACTAAATACCAGTGCTCCAAACCACTTGTTTGATACAAATCTGCAGAGTAGGAATTACATAAAATGAGCTCAATAATTTCATAACAGTGCAACAAAAAAACAAAGAGATAATTTCGTCTAGATCTCCATGATCtcaatgtaaaaaaaaaaaaaacatactttCTGTTGCAATCCACGCGGTCAGATAAGTCAACAGTTGAAATCTGCCATGCCAACTGTGGAGCTGCGGCTGTCAGAAGAGGGTAGTAGGGCCAACCTGTCAAACATGGTTAAAGTAGTCAATATATATTATTTGAAAACACTGTAATTTTTATAGAATATGACATTATGGTAATGAGCACCAACCAAGTTCAGCATTGAAGCCACTGAGTGCTAAGCCACCAATTGATGCAGCGCCAAAGGCACTGATCCATTGCTTGGTTGAATCTCCAAACCTTAATGCTGTGGACTTAACACCTACTTTGAGGTCATCTTGTTTGTCCTGACATGTATTCAGAAACAATCATAAGAAACCATGAAAATCCGATAAGATGATTGCTCAGTCTAGATATAAAAGGGCACCACTAGTTTAAAAAAATACCTGATGTGCATATATGGTATCGTATACCAATGTCCAGCATATACCAGCAGTATACAGAGGAAGGACAACTGCAGGATCTAGGCTCTCTTTGATAGCAGCCCATCCTAACAAAGCCCCCCAGTTGAAGGTCAAGCCAAGATATGCCTGAGGCTGTTAAAAAACGCAACAGAAGTAGTTTTAATGATCACTCTCTGTAAGAATAATTATGGTACTACAAACCTTGCATGCGTGTATTACATACCCAAAATGTGAACCTCTTCATCATGGGATAAGAAAACACCAAAAGAAGAGAAGATGCACCAAGAACACGGCTACATATACAAACGAGACAAACTTAGAGGATATCATAACTAGCTAGAAGCAGAATGCATCTGACAAGCTGTCATTCCTTTGGAGCTTGTGGAAATTAATATTTCAAAATAGATTATCAGACATGTATTCCACAAAATGTCAATTAATATACAGTTTGGTTTGGCTGGACACTGGAGAATCCAAGACAAGTCACACAAAGAAGTAAAACGAAAGCTACCTAAAATTGTTCAGTTGGAGAAGAATGCCCAATCCTAGCAGTAGCTGACATCCTAGGAAGCACACTCCCTGAGAAGAAGTTAGAACACCTGATGCGAAAGGCCTGCTTTTGGTGCGCTCAACCTACACAAGGAACATACCCATCATCACTTCATTACATGATCCACTACAGTGACattatttgcatgttttcactaagttgttTGTTTTAGCTGCTAGCCTGCTACTAAAACTATGGTCATGACATTGGATACTTAATTTTGCTACATTCTTGGTTCAACAGGTAAGCATATATAATACATCTAAACTGCAGTTGATCATTTTATCTGTTTTCACATTCACAAGAATCTGAAGGCAGTTTTCAGTA contains:
- the LOC124697478 gene encoding 4-hydroxybenzoate polyprenyltransferase, mitochondrial-like yields the protein MPGELPDLKMLALFGCGAVLLRGAGCTVNDLLDRDIDNKVERTKSRPFASGVLTSSQGVCFLGCQLLLGLGILLQLNNFSRVLGASSLLLVFSYPMMKRFTFWPQAYLGLTFNWGALLGWAAIKESLDPAVVLPLYTAGICWTLVYDTIYAHQDKQDDLKVGVKSTALRFGDSTKQWISAFGAASIGGLALSGFNAELGWPYYPLLTAAAPQLAWQISTVDLSDRVDCNRKFVSNKWFGALVFSGVLFGRLAS